In Streptomyces sp. NBC_00683, the DNA window GCCTGCGACTCGCCGTTGACCGGGCCCATCTCCGTACCGGTGCGCACCACACGCCACCTGGAGCGGTCCAGGCCCGAGCCGGTGAAGTCGTCGAAGAAGCGGGTGGTGTACGCGCCGCCCTGGTCCTTGGGCAGGGCCGGGTAGGCGGCAGCGGCGTTGCCGCCGGTGCCCCAGACCTGGAACTCGTAGAGGGAGTAGCCGAACTGGGCGGTGGAGGGTGCCGGGTTGTAGAAGGAGCGGCGCTCCTTGCCGAGCATCCGGACGTAGCGGCCGGTCGCCGGGGAGGCCAGGTTGATCGTGTCGTGGCGCCCGACGGCGTCGCCCGGGGACTTCACGTCGGCGCGCCTGGCGGCGACCTCGGCGGCGGACGGGCGGTGGACGGTGCGCCAGTTCCTGTTGTCGTCGGAGACCTGGACCTCGTAGTCGACGGCGTAGGCCGCCTCCCAGTACAGGTCGACGCTGCTGATGGTGGAGGTGGCGCCGAGGTCGACGCCGACCCAGCGGTCCGCGTTCCAGTCGGAGGACCAGCGGGACCGGTCCGCCTTCAGGTCGGCGGGCCAGCCCCCGTCGGTGACGTAGGCGGGCGAGTTGCCGGCGTGCTGGTAGAGGTTGCCGAACGTGGGGTGGTTCAGGGCGAGGTTGGCGCGGGTCGTCGAGGCGGGGGCCGGCTCGCCTCCGTACACCTGGAAGGAGAAGAGGGAGTAGCCCCAGGCGGTGGCCCGCTCCACTCCGCGCATCCGGACGTAGCGGCCGGTGACTTCCTGCGGGTACGTGTGGGCGGTGACGGTGCCGCCGGTGCCTTCGGTCTCCGTGTAGAAACTCGTCCAGTCGGTGCCGTCCTTGGAGACCTCCAGGACGTACCGCTTGCCGTACGCGGCCTCCCACTCCAGCTTGACCTGGTTGATGCGGATGGTGGAGCCGAGGTCGATACGTATCCAGGCGTCGTCGGCGAAGTTGCTGGACCAGCGGGTGGCGGCGTTTCCGTCGGCGGCGGCCCCGGGTCCCGATGCGCCGTTCTCACTGCCGGACGCGGTGACCGAGCCGGGGTCCGCGGTGTAGGCGGACGCGGCTCGGTCCGTGTCCCAGGCAGCGGCGGCGGCCCGGACCGCGGGGTCGGGGGTGGGTGCGGCGAAGGCCATGGGGGTGGCGAGTGCGACCAGGGCGGCGGTGGTGGTGGCGAATAACGTCGTACGGGAGGGCATGTGGGGGTGCTCCAATGCGGGTCAGTCGTGACGAGCGTTCCGGGTGAGGTGGACCGTGTCGCGGTACCACTTGGCGCTGTCCTTGAGCGTCCGCTCCTGCGTGTCGTAGTCGACCCGGACGATGCCGAACCGCTTGTCGTAGCCGTAGGCCCACTCGAAGTTGTCCATCAGCGACCAGGCGAAGTAGCCCCGGACGTCGGCGCCCTGGGAACGGGCTTCGGACACGGCTGCGATGTGGTCGGCGAGATAGGCGGTGCGGTCCGCGTCGGGGACGGAGCCGTCGGCGGCGACGGTGTCGTCGAAGGCCGCCCCGTTCTCCGTGATGACGGTCGGCAGCGCGTAGTCGCGCTGGAGCCGCAGGAGCAGATCGGTGAGCTCGGTCGGGGTGATCTCCCAGTCCATCGCGGTGCGGGGCAGGTCGCGCTCCACACCACGGGTGACGGGGAGGCCGTCGGCGTCGGTGGGCGATCCGTCCTCGGTGACTCCGGAGAACAGGGCGCCGCGGTAGAAGTTGACGCCGAGGACGTCGAGGGGGGTGGCGATGGTGGCCAGGTCGCCGTCCTGGACGGGCAGTTCGATGCCCTGGGCCGCGAGGTCGTCGACGACGTCCTGCGGGTAGCTGCCGCGGACGATCGGGTCGAGGTAGAGGCGGGTGCCCATGCCGTCGGCACGGCGGCAGGCCTCGCGGTCGGCCTCGCTGTCGGTCTCCGGGGTGGCGGTGCCGAGGTTGAGGGTGATGCCGAGCTCGAGCGGGTTGTCGCCCGCGGCCTCCCGCATCCGCTGCGCCGCGAGGCCGTGGCCCAGCAGGAGGTGGTGGACGGCGCCCATGGCGTCGCCCATGTCGCTCCGGCCGGGGGCGTGGGCCCCGTAGGCGTAGCCGAGCATCGCCGAGCACCACGGCTCGTTCAGCGTGGTCCAGTGCTCGACCCGGTCGCCGAGCGCCTCGTAGGCGAGCATCGCGTAGTCGGCGAAGCGGAACGCGGTGTCACGGGCCGGCCAGCCGCCCGCGTCCTCCAGCTCCTGCGGCAGGTCCCAGTGGTAGAGGGTGATCCACGGGGTGACGTTCCTGTCCTGGAGCTCGTCGACCAGCCGCTTGTAGAAGTCCATGCCCTTGGCGTTGACGGGTCCCCGGCCGCCCGGCTGGATGCGCGGCCAGGCGAGCGAGAAGCGGTACGTGTCGACGCCGAGGCCCGCGATGAGCTCCACGTCCTGGGGCATCCGGTGGTAGTGGTCGCAGGCCACGTCGCCGTTCTCCGCGTTGTGCACGGCGCCCGGGACATCGCAGAAGGTGTCCCAGATCGACGGGGTGCGGCCGTCCTCCCGCGGGGCCCCTTCGATCTGGTACGAGGAGGTGGCGACGCCCCAGCGGAAGTCGGCCGGGAGTCCCTGGACGGCGGCGGGCTGCAGGCTGCGGGGCGTGGCGAGGTTCATGGGTCTCCGTAAGTCCTTTGTGGGGGTGCGGTAGGGCGTCGGGCGGGTCAGGCCGGCTGGGTGTGCAGCCAGCAGGCGACCTCACGGTCCTGGGCGGCGTCCGGCGCGGCCAGGACCGGGACCTGCTGGGCGCACGGCTCGAAGGCCTTGCCGCAGCGGGGGTGGAAGGCGCAGCCGGTGGGCATCGCGCTGAGGTGCGGGGGAGCGCCGGGGATGCCGGTGAGCTCGCGCCGGGGGCCGTGCAGCGCGGGGAAGGAGTGCAGCAGCCCGTCGCTGTAGGGGTGGCGGGGGTCGCGGTAGATCTCGGCCGCGCCGGCCTGTTCCACGATCCGGCCCCCGTACATGATCGCGATCCGGTCCGAGAACTCGATCAGCAGGGAGATGTCGTGGGTGATGAACACGACGGAGAAGGAGAGCTGTTCCCTCAGCTGGACCAGCCTGCGCAGGATCTGGCGCTGCATCACGACGTCGAGCGCGGTGGTCGGCTCGTCCATGATGACGATCTCGGGTTCCAGGGCGAGCGCCATCGCGATCATCACGCGCTGGCGCATCCCGCCGGAGAGCTGGTGCGGGTAGGCGGCGAGCCGGTCGGTGGAGATGCCGACCAGGGTCAGCAACTCCTCGGCCCGCGCGGTCCGTTCACGGGACCGCATATCCGGCCGGTGCGCCTTGAGGACGTCGGTGAGCTGGCTGTGGACGGTGTGCACGGGGTTGAGGGAGTTCATCGCCCCCTGGAACACGAT includes these proteins:
- a CDS encoding GH1 family beta-glucosidase translates to MNLATPRSLQPAAVQGLPADFRWGVATSSYQIEGAPREDGRTPSIWDTFCDVPGAVHNAENGDVACDHYHRMPQDVELIAGLGVDTYRFSLAWPRIQPGGRGPVNAKGMDFYKRLVDELQDRNVTPWITLYHWDLPQELEDAGGWPARDTAFRFADYAMLAYEALGDRVEHWTTLNEPWCSAMLGYAYGAHAPGRSDMGDAMGAVHHLLLGHGLAAQRMREAAGDNPLELGITLNLGTATPETDSEADREACRRADGMGTRLYLDPIVRGSYPQDVVDDLAAQGIELPVQDGDLATIATPLDVLGVNFYRGALFSGVTEDGSPTDADGLPVTRGVERDLPRTAMDWEITPTELTDLLLRLQRDYALPTVITENGAAFDDTVAADGSVPDADRTAYLADHIAAVSEARSQGADVRGYFAWSLMDNFEWAYGYDKRFGIVRVDYDTQERTLKDSAKWYRDTVHLTRNARHD
- a CDS encoding ABC transporter ATP-binding protein produces the protein MTGEPILTISGLNVDYGTGSSGVQALRDIDLTLHRGEVLGLAGESGSGKSTLAYAVTRLLSPPGVITGGDVHYHRPGAEPVDILSLSPDELRAFRWQELSIVFQGAMNSLNPVHTVHSQLTDVLKAHRPDMRSRERTARAEELLTLVGISTDRLAAYPHQLSGGMRQRVMIAMALALEPEIVIMDEPTTALDVVMQRQILRRLVQLREQLSFSVVFITHDISLLIEFSDRIAIMYGGRIVEQAGAAEIYRDPRHPYSDGLLHSFPALHGPRRELTGIPGAPPHLSAMPTGCAFHPRCGKAFEPCAQQVPVLAAPDAAQDREVACWLHTQPA
- a CDS encoding discoidin domain-containing protein is translated as MPSRTTLFATTTAALVALATPMAFAAPTPDPAVRAAAAAWDTDRAASAYTADPGSVTASGSENGASGPGAAADGNAATRWSSNFADDAWIRIDLGSTIRINQVKLEWEAAYGKRYVLEVSKDGTDWTSFYTETEGTGGTVTAHTYPQEVTGRYVRMRGVERATAWGYSLFSFQVYGGEPAPASTTRANLALNHPTFGNLYQHAGNSPAYVTDGGWPADLKADRSRWSSDWNADRWVGVDLGATSTISSVDLYWEAAYAVDYEVQVSDDNRNWRTVHRPSAAEVAARRADVKSPGDAVGRHDTINLASPATGRYVRMLGKERRSFYNPAPSTAQFGYSLYEFQVWGTGGNAAAAYPALPKDQGGAYTTRFFDDFTGSGLDRSRWRVVRTGTEMGPVNGESQAYVDSTNNIRTENGALVLESKYCKGCTSTPNGTFDFTSGRVDTNTKFDFTYGKVSARMKLPVGDGYWPAFWMLGSDVDDPAVSWPGSGETDIMENIGYGDWTSSALHGPGYSADGNIGKQQTFPNGGRADQWHTYGVEWTPEGMTFTVDDRVVQQTSRQKLESTRGKWVFDHNQYVILNLALGGAYPAGWNKVTQPYWGLPQSSVDRVAQGGIKAEIDWVRVEQK